One SAR86 cluster bacterium genomic region harbors:
- a CDS encoding DUF3604 domain-containing protein, with protein MIKKVLLTFGLCISIFFVYIFLISNGILGKYESSGVITEVNLPSFFTESKTINQIQASQELNLSSNKQILFGDFHVHTTYSGDAFLMSLPMLSGEGTHPPADACDFARFCSSIDFWANTDHAEDLNTNAWNEIISSVRTCNKVAEMSGVPDVVAFLGWEWSNVGGYDLPHYGHKNVIFKDLEDENIPSRPIGSEGLPGLLEMDKVGKTILSATRPFDTRVHDLMRFIKERNGPRCSKDIAVRELPLNCKETASSPGELFDKLNDWGHEAIVIPHGTTWGNYTPEDSDWKSQLNDDQQDPFMQILVEVYSGHGNSEEFRNWNHFNISASGKKTCPNKTSDYLPGCWRAGEIIQMRCLSENLPSNTCAQRVKKARQDYVNAGIGGHFTIPGEKPSEWLDANQCKDCFLPSFNYRPKGSAQYMLALRNFDKDEYTDRFKFGFIGSSDSHTARPGTGYKEFARKGMTEAVGPADIGAYILGVPDNDPPVSSSTTKLYTLDNVPRGTGLIEVERISSFFQTGGLMAVHSEGRTRDSIWRGIKRKEVYATSGPRILLWFDLINSPSGDPVAMGSEIKMNQIPRFLIRAMGSFKQKPGCPDYSINALDPDRLESLCKGECYNPSNIRHKITRLEVVRIRPQILEGEKIEIGKGKLIEDPWKIIDCNPSELGCIASFSDLDFDKDKRDTVYYVRAVEESNMIINSRNLRCEYNSLGECIQVNICSGSVLNTPKEDDCLSRGEERAWSSPIFIDYDDL; from the coding sequence ATGATAAAAAAAGTTTTACTTACCTTTGGGCTATGCATATCAATTTTTTTTGTTTATATTTTTTTAATATCAAATGGAATACTAGGAAAATATGAATCTTCTGGGGTAATAACTGAAGTTAATTTACCTTCTTTCTTTACAGAAAGTAAAACTATTAATCAAATACAAGCTTCACAAGAATTAAACTTGAGTAGTAATAAGCAAATCTTATTTGGAGATTTTCACGTACATACCACTTACTCTGGCGATGCTTTTTTAATGAGTCTACCTATGCTATCTGGTGAAGGTACGCATCCTCCAGCTGATGCATGTGATTTTGCAAGATTTTGTTCTTCTATAGATTTTTGGGCAAATACTGATCATGCAGAAGATCTTAATACCAATGCTTGGAATGAAATTATAAGTAGTGTGAGGACTTGTAATAAAGTAGCAGAAATGTCAGGAGTGCCAGATGTAGTTGCTTTTTTAGGCTGGGAATGGAGTAATGTGGGTGGATATGATTTACCACATTATGGACACAAGAATGTAATTTTTAAGGACTTAGAGGATGAAAATATCCCTAGTCGACCAATTGGTTCTGAAGGTTTACCAGGACTCTTAGAAATGGATAAAGTTGGTAAAACTATTTTATCAGCAACCAGGCCCTTTGATACGAGAGTTCATGATTTAATGCGTTTTATAAAAGAAAGAAATGGTCCAAGATGTTCTAAAGATATAGCAGTTAGAGAATTGCCATTAAATTGCAAGGAAACAGCTTCATCGCCTGGAGAACTTTTTGATAAGCTTAATGATTGGGGTCACGAAGCCATTGTAATACCCCACGGGACAACTTGGGGTAATTATACTCCTGAAGATTCAGATTGGAAATCTCAGTTAAACGATGATCAACAAGATCCTTTTATGCAGATTTTAGTAGAGGTTTATTCCGGCCATGGAAATTCAGAAGAATTTAGAAACTGGAATCATTTTAATATAAGTGCATCAGGCAAAAAAACTTGTCCAAATAAAACTTCAGATTATTTACCAGGCTGTTGGCGAGCCGGTGAGATTATTCAAATGCGCTGCTTATCAGAAAATTTGCCTTCAAATACTTGTGCCCAAAGAGTTAAAAAAGCTAGACAAGATTATGTGAATGCTGGCATAGGCGGGCATTTTACTATACCAGGAGAAAAGCCATCTGAATGGTTAGATGCTAACCAATGTAAAGATTGTTTCTTACCATCTTTTAATTACAGACCAAAAGGTTCTGCCCAATATATGCTGGCTTTAAGAAATTTTGATAAAGATGAATATACAGATAGATTCAAGTTTGGTTTCATAGGTTCAAGTGATTCTCATACAGCAAGACCTGGAACAGGATATAAAGAATTTGCTAGAAAAGGCATGACAGAAGCAGTCGGGCCAGCAGATATAGGAGCATATATTCTTGGAGTTCCTGATAATGATCCTCCCGTAAGTTCGTCGACTACAAAATTATATACTTTAGATAATGTGCCAAGGGGTACTGGCCTCATAGAAGTTGAAAGAATTTCATCTTTTTTTCAAACAGGAGGATTAATGGCCGTACATTCAGAAGGAAGGACAAGAGATAGTATCTGGAGAGGTATAAAAAGAAAAGAAGTTTACGCGACAAGCGGACCTAGAATACTTCTTTGGTTCGATCTGATTAACTCTCCTTCTGGAGATCCAGTCGCCATGGGTTCTGAGATAAAAATGAATCAAATCCCACGTTTTTTAATAAGAGCTATGGGTTCTTTTAAACAAAAACCTGGATGTCCTGATTATTCTATAAATGCTCTAGATCCAGATAGGCTGGAGTCCTTATGCAAAGGGGAATGCTACAACCCAAGTAATATAAGGCATAAAATAACTAGATTAGAGGTTGTAAGAATCAGGCCTCAGATCTTAGAAGGAGAGAAAATAGAAATTGGTAAGGGTAAGTTAATAGAAGATCCTTGGAAGATAATTGACTGTAACCCATCAGAATTAGGATGTATTGCTTCTTTTTCAGATCTAGATTTTGACAAAGATAAAAGAGACACTGTTTATTATGTTAGAGCCGTAGAGGAATCAAACATGATTATAAATTCAAGAAATTTAAGATGTGAATACAATAGTTTAGGTGAATGTATTCAAGTAAATATTTGCAGTGGAAGTGTTTTAAATACACCCAAAGAAGATGACTGTCTATCTAGAGGTGAAGAGAGAGCATGGTCTTCACCTATATTTATAGACTATGATGATTTATAA
- a CDS encoding class I adenylate-forming enzyme family protein yields MPDLNKPQVREELVKEMTSEGLFQLEKVNIRNNEYFVYANAPKTLREYFDFGLVHGEWEFLIYQNERYTFNEIYKLSAGMAHKLSKDFGVKKGDSVAFSMRNYPEWIITYIAATCIGAIAVPLNSWWKRDELEYGITHSESKIFIGDKERLKEIEGLIPEVSRIAVRTEGYLPDNSLAFENIIKPEDSFPEVEIEPEDNASIMYTSGSTGYPKGVLSSHRSIIMAPVTWIMLGMLASKVDAGAGPSMPENPSTLAAVPLFHVTGSHSIFLMSLLIKRKIVLMYKWDPVSALDIIEKEKITMFNGVPTMTHEILQASKLYPEKDLSSLKDLGAGGAPRPPEQLAQHKKEFPDKNALIGYGLTETNAGGTNAGGQFLLNKPSTAGFPMPLITEIRIVDEQNNVLNAEEEGEIEIKTASNFTCYWKNKEATDEVLSKEGWFKSGDIGYLDDEGFLFIKDRKKDIVIRGGENIACLEVEAVMHENAYVREVSVFGVPDDRLGEKLVARVTVSDLEKINELDLQNFLQGKIASFKVPEIIWLQIDSLPKIASGKTAKKEMREDAIIELGLSK; encoded by the coding sequence ATGCCTGATTTAAATAAACCTCAAGTTAGAGAAGAATTGGTAAAAGAAATGACCAGTGAAGGTCTATTTCAACTAGAAAAAGTAAACATAAGGAATAATGAATATTTTGTTTATGCTAATGCTCCAAAAACTTTAAGAGAATATTTTGATTTTGGATTAGTACATGGAGAATGGGAATTCTTAATATATCAAAATGAAAGATATACCTTTAATGAAATTTATAAACTTTCAGCTGGAATGGCTCATAAGCTTTCTAAAGATTTTGGAGTAAAAAAAGGAGATAGTGTTGCCTTTTCAATGCGCAATTACCCTGAATGGATTATCACTTATATAGCTGCGACCTGCATAGGAGCGATAGCTGTTCCTTTGAATTCCTGGTGGAAAAGAGATGAACTTGAGTATGGGATTACTCACAGTGAATCAAAAATATTTATTGGAGACAAAGAGCGTCTAAAAGAAATAGAAGGGCTAATTCCGGAAGTATCTAGAATCGCAGTAAGGACCGAAGGGTATTTGCCTGATAATTCTTTAGCTTTTGAAAATATTATAAAACCAGAAGATTCTTTTCCAGAAGTGGAGATTGAACCTGAGGATAATGCGAGCATTATGTATACTTCAGGAAGCACAGGCTATCCAAAAGGAGTTCTTTCCTCTCATAGAAGTATCATCATGGCTCCTGTTACTTGGATAATGTTAGGAATGTTGGCATCAAAAGTAGATGCTGGGGCTGGCCCTTCAATGCCAGAAAATCCATCTACTTTAGCTGCCGTTCCTCTTTTTCATGTTACAGGTTCACACTCTATTTTCTTGATGTCTCTATTGATTAAGCGAAAAATAGTCTTAATGTACAAATGGGATCCGGTTAGTGCTCTAGATATTATAGAAAAAGAAAAAATTACAATGTTTAATGGTGTACCAACAATGACTCATGAAATTCTTCAAGCTTCTAAATTATATCCAGAAAAAGATCTTTCAAGTCTAAAAGATTTAGGTGCAGGAGGAGCTCCTAGACCTCCTGAACAACTAGCACAGCATAAGAAAGAATTTCCTGACAAAAATGCTCTAATTGGATATGGGTTAACCGAAACTAATGCTGGAGGAACTAATGCCGGCGGTCAATTTCTTCTTAACAAACCTTCTACTGCTGGATTTCCAATGCCTCTAATAACAGAAATTAGAATTGTAGACGAGCAAAATAATGTTCTTAATGCTGAAGAGGAAGGAGAGATTGAAATAAAAACAGCATCTAACTTTACTTGTTACTGGAAAAATAAAGAAGCAACAGATGAAGTCTTAAGCAAGGAAGGTTGGTTTAAATCTGGTGACATAGGATATCTTGATGATGAAGGATTTCTTTTTATAAAAGACAGAAAAAAAGATATCGTAATTCGTGGCGGAGAAAATATAGCCTGTTTAGAGGTAGAGGCAGTCATGCATGAAAATGCCTATGTTAGAGAAGTATCTGTTTTTGGTGTTCCAGATGACAGATTAGGAGAAAAGTTAGTAGCTAGGGTCACGGTAAGTGATCTTGAAAAGATAAATGAATTAGACTTGCAAAATTTCTTACAGGGTAAAATTGCATCTTTTAAAGTACCAGAGATTATATGGCTACAAATAGATTCTTTACCTAAGATCGCATCAGGTAAAACTGCAAAAAAAGAAATGAGGGAAGATGCAATAATAGAACTAGGTTTAAGTAAATAA
- a CDS encoding VOC family protein, translating into MSIIKIRDVAYPILQVPDLDLQEKFLVDFGMKKVLLEDNFLYMRGAGDQQFLHLTRKGDKKFIGLAFYAQSEEDLQTLSELDNFSGIEDLKSPGGGKMVWTTDPDNIRIEVVFGIKNRQPDIDQFLSAGDNIGGIKKENHRRFNQTKRVGKLIPSKIKKLGHIGINISDVTKSFNWYNHHFGILISDKIEIEEGFYGAMFCRCDLGEEPTDHHSLFISSNLTSGLLSGLNHLSYEVIDIDDIFLGHENLKQNNYKHEWGIGRHYLGSQIFDYWRSPFGHVHEHMTDSDVYDNTIEAGISSIAEAAGMQWGPDITATFGNEEGV; encoded by the coding sequence ATGTCAATTATTAAAATTAGAGATGTAGCGTATCCCATCTTGCAAGTTCCAGATCTAGATTTACAGGAAAAATTTTTAGTAGATTTTGGAATGAAGAAAGTTTTACTTGAAGATAATTTTCTTTATATGAGAGGAGCAGGAGATCAACAATTCCTTCATTTAACTCGCAAAGGAGATAAGAAATTTATTGGTTTAGCTTTTTATGCTCAATCAGAAGAAGACCTTCAGACATTAAGTGAATTAGATAATTTTTCAGGTATAGAGGATTTAAAGTCTCCGGGTGGTGGGAAAATGGTGTGGACAACTGATCCTGATAATATAAGAATCGAAGTTGTATTTGGAATTAAAAACCGTCAGCCGGATATAGATCAGTTTTTGTCTGCAGGGGATAATATTGGAGGAATTAAAAAAGAGAACCATAGAAGATTTAATCAAACAAAACGCGTTGGAAAGTTAATTCCTTCAAAAATAAAGAAACTAGGCCATATAGGTATAAATATATCTGACGTAACAAAAAGTTTTAATTGGTATAACCATCATTTTGGTATTTTAATTTCTGATAAGATTGAAATAGAAGAAGGTTTTTATGGAGCCATGTTTTGTAGGTGTGACTTAGGAGAAGAGCCTACAGATCATCATTCTCTTTTTATTTCTTCAAATCTTACATCGGGTCTTCTTAGCGGTTTAAATCATCTATCTTATGAGGTTATTGATATAGATGATATTTTTCTTGGGCATGAGAACTTAAAACAGAATAATTATAAACATGAATGGGGAATAGGAAGGCATTATCTGGGTAGTCAAATTTTTGATTACTGGAGGTCACCGTTTGGCCATGTACATGAACATATGACTGATTCAGATGTTTATGATAACACTATTGAGGCAGGTATTTCTTCAATAGCAGAAGCAGCTGGTATGCAGTGGGGGCCTGATATAACTGCAACTTTTGGTAATGAAGAGGGGGTCTGA
- a CDS encoding SDR family NAD(P)-dependent oxidoreductase produces MQIKGKRVVVTGAASGIGKALCETFKEAGVNEIISVDLNKDVEETSNIVGGISIIADVSKESDILNIIDASQDYCGGIDIFCSNAGIMGTPGFFEAEIDDWQNIWEVNVLSHILAAKHVLPQMLDRGEGYLMNTASAAGLLTQIGAAGYSVTKASAVSFAQWIKITYGSKGIGVSCLCPQAVRTAMTGGGPGVAGVDGMMEPKEVALCVMDSIENERFLVTPHKEVLEYIKRKGADPDRWIKGMQRLQERFEDWTPDN; encoded by the coding sequence ATGCAAATCAAAGGAAAACGAGTTGTTGTGACAGGAGCTGCTAGCGGTATAGGTAAAGCTTTATGCGAAACTTTTAAAGAAGCAGGAGTAAATGAGATTATATCTGTAGATCTAAACAAAGATGTTGAAGAAACAAGTAATATTGTAGGAGGAATCTCTATAATTGCAGATGTCAGCAAAGAATCTGATATTTTAAATATTATTGATGCATCTCAGGACTACTGCGGAGGAATAGATATATTTTGTTCCAATGCCGGCATCATGGGAACTCCAGGTTTTTTTGAAGCTGAGATTGATGATTGGCAAAATATATGGGAAGTAAATGTTTTATCCCATATATTAGCTGCCAAGCATGTGTTGCCACAAATGCTAGATAGGGGCGAAGGATATCTAATGAATACTGCTTCAGCTGCAGGCCTGCTTACTCAAATAGGTGCAGCAGGATATAGTGTAACTAAAGCTTCTGCAGTTAGTTTTGCTCAGTGGATAAAAATTACTTATGGCTCTAAAGGTATAGGTGTATCTTGTTTGTGCCCTCAAGCTGTGAGAACAGCTATGACAGGAGGAGGTCCTGGCGTGGCTGGAGTAGATGGCATGATGGAACCTAAAGAAGTTGCATTATGTGTTATGGATTCTATAGAAAATGAACGATTCTTAGTCACCCCCCATAAAGAGGTACTTGAATACATAAAAAGAAAAGGTGCTGATCCTGATAGATGGATTAAAGGAATGCAGAGATTACAAGAAAGATTTGAAGACTGGACGCCAGACAATTAG
- a CDS encoding TetR/AcrR family transcriptional regulator yields the protein MTIKKINKKVIKLKPLSTRDKLVNAAIEHLNTHGREGMTVSKLAEDANVGYGTFYHYFKSPEDIFIAALEGSVSELSIQLRDYFKDEEDKLYVIMKSFQVMFRNLIDNPATPWLLTNPSHLVDVISNANAEHVYRDVGDIIQKNNMVYGDYLRYFDTKYRVMIWAILGGIDEVYRGKDRLEVEITVYKHLEYTLDLYGQKAIEIKERLSLDA from the coding sequence ATGACTATAAAAAAAATAAATAAAAAAGTAATTAAATTGAAGCCTTTATCAACAAGAGATAAATTGGTAAATGCAGCTATAGAACACTTAAATACTCATGGCAGGGAAGGTATGACAGTTAGTAAATTAGCGGAAGATGCTAATGTTGGTTATGGTACTTTTTACCATTATTTTAAGTCGCCTGAAGATATATTTATAGCGGCTCTTGAAGGTTCGGTATCAGAACTAAGTATTCAATTACGTGATTATTTTAAAGATGAAGAAGATAAGCTTTATGTAATCATGAAAAGCTTCCAGGTAATGTTTCGGAATCTTATAGATAATCCAGCTACTCCGTGGCTTTTAACTAATCCATCACATTTAGTAGATGTCATATCAAATGCTAATGCAGAGCATGTTTATAGAGACGTTGGAGATATCATTCAAAAAAATAACATGGTTTATGGTGACTATTTAAGATATTTTGATACTAAATATCGTGTGATGATTTGGGCTATTCTTGGAGGCATAGATGAAGTTTATAGAGGTAAAGATAGATTAGAAGTTGAGATAACAGTTTATAAGCATCTAGAATATACTTTGGATTTATATGGACAAAAGGCTATTGAAATAAAAGAGAGACTATCCTTAGATGCTTGA
- a CDS encoding SDR family oxidoreductase translates to MFDLSGKTAIITGSSKGIGRSIAFAMAEQGAQVVVSSRKADACKIVADEINEKYKEEKGGAIVIPCNISDTAALQMLVDETKAKLGKIDILVCNAATNPHFGSIKDIPEEAIDKVMDNNIKSNILLCQMVIPEMVERKEGSITMISSIGGIKASTVIGAYNVTKAADIMLVKNLAAEFGQHNVRTNAIAPGLFRTDFAKALWENPDILKASTARCPMKRIGEPDEIAGAAVFLASKAASFVNGHTLVVDGGSII, encoded by the coding sequence ATGTTTGATTTATCAGGTAAGACAGCAATTATAACTGGATCCTCTAAAGGAATTGGAAGATCTATTGCTTTTGCTATGGCCGAACAAGGAGCTCAAGTAGTTGTCTCGAGTAGAAAAGCTGATGCTTGTAAAATAGTTGCAGATGAAATAAATGAAAAATACAAAGAAGAAAAAGGAGGAGCAATTGTAATTCCTTGTAATATATCTGACACTGCTGCGTTACAAATGCTAGTTGATGAAACAAAAGCTAAACTTGGAAAAATAGATATCCTAGTTTGTAATGCTGCAACAAACCCACACTTTGGGTCTATCAAGGATATACCTGAAGAAGCTATAGATAAAGTTATGGATAATAATATAAAATCCAATATCTTACTTTGTCAGATGGTAATTCCAGAGATGGTTGAACGAAAAGAAGGAAGTATTACTATGATTTCTTCCATTGGAGGTATTAAAGCTAGTACTGTTATAGGAGCATATAATGTCACTAAGGCTGCAGATATAATGCTTGTAAAAAACTTAGCTGCTGAGTTTGGCCAACACAATGTGAGAACAAATGCTATTGCCCCAGGCCTTTTTAGAACTGATTTTGCTAAAGCTCTTTGGGAAAATCCAGATATCTTAAAAGCCTCAACTGCTAGATGTCCCATGAAGCGGATAGGAGAACCAGATGAAATAGCAGGGGCAGCTGTTTTTCTAGCCTCTAAAGCGGCAAGTTTTGTAAATGGTCACACGTTAGTTGTCGATGGGGGGAGCATAATATAA
- a CDS encoding glutathione S-transferase family protein: MAFSYLNVNIISLLLMILLFLPFLWFIYEKSNRKTFKTCPGIGSDIVEITNQEWVLYHNNFSLCSRKIRIALAEYNISYQSKHINLIETGNYETLSRKFLKINPQGTVPVLLHFGRPVYESHEQLLYLAENLKTGGKLMPTGDKDLSDMKYWINKGSLKGKPDENLLEYAGNCVALLTPPLFTCMISYVPLKKIIIGLLFHPIKQRAIIFLVMKALGVKLFQEKSTLETVIIKSFEIMNRHLNDLEILLANHQGEWIIADQYTLADVIWITILHRLEELKLLHLLTNKKKNVVNYYNRAKKRLSFNEALINHSHPILEKGLKDLDAEITGGNQISSMHEKLKEINV, translated from the coding sequence ATGGCATTTAGCTACCTAAATGTGAATATAATCTCTTTGCTCTTAATGATTCTTTTATTTTTACCATTTCTATGGTTTATTTATGAAAAATCTAACAGAAAGACTTTTAAAACTTGCCCAGGAATAGGAAGTGATATTGTAGAAATAACAAACCAGGAATGGGTCCTTTACCACAATAACTTTTCTTTATGCTCTCGTAAAATAAGAATTGCTTTGGCTGAATATAACATTAGCTATCAATCTAAGCATATCAATTTAATTGAAACCGGAAATTATGAAACTCTTTCAAGAAAATTCTTGAAAATAAATCCGCAAGGTACTGTTCCTGTTTTATTGCATTTTGGAAGACCAGTTTATGAATCTCATGAACAACTATTATATTTAGCGGAAAACTTAAAGACTGGTGGAAAATTAATGCCTACCGGCGATAAAGATCTAAGTGATATGAAATACTGGATAAACAAAGGATCTCTTAAAGGTAAGCCAGATGAAAATTTATTAGAATATGCGGGAAACTGTGTTGCCCTCCTTACTCCCCCTTTATTTACCTGCATGATAAGTTACGTCCCACTTAAAAAAATTATAATAGGTCTTTTATTTCATCCCATAAAACAAAGAGCCATAATATTTCTAGTAATGAAAGCCTTAGGTGTAAAATTATTTCAAGAGAAAAGTACCCTTGAAACAGTGATCATTAAATCATTTGAAATTATGAATAGACATTTAAATGATTTAGAAATTCTTTTAGCTAACCATCAAGGGGAATGGATAATCGCAGATCAATATACTTTAGCAGACGTAATCTGGATAACTATCCTCCACAGACTTGAAGAACTTAAACTACTTCATTTGTTAACCAACAAAAAGAAAAATGTTGTTAATTATTATAATAGAGCAAAAAAAAGGCTTAGCTTTAATGAAGCTTTAATTAATCATTCACACCCAATATTAGAAAAAGGCTTGAAGGATCTTGATGCAGAAATTACAGGAGGAAATCAAATTTCTTCTATGCACGAAAAACTTAAAGAAATAAATGTATAG
- a CDS encoding SDR family NAD(P)-dependent oxidoreductase produces the protein MASSKNKVAIITGGSRGVGAATAKLLATKGWNIVVTCTSSIDEAEGVINECKSIGVDGLAISANVSDESACQETINKTLNKWERIDCLVNNAGTTKFAHHADLDALTAEDFQYIYSVNVIGPFQMVKHAKKALLESKDASIVNVSSIAGVKGVGSSLAYATSKGALNTMTLSMARNLGPIRVNAVCPGFIQGEWLKNGLGEEIYNAAMKNFETTTPLKLTCTPEDVAIAIDSFINGSKVVTGETLILDGGWHLAT, from the coding sequence ATGGCCTCATCTAAAAATAAAGTAGCAATAATAACTGGGGGCAGTCGTGGAGTAGGAGCAGCAACTGCTAAATTACTAGCAACAAAAGGATGGAATATTGTTGTAACTTGCACATCTTCTATTGATGAAGCAGAAGGAGTGATAAATGAGTGTAAATCAATAGGAGTAGATGGATTAGCAATATCTGCAAATGTCTCTGATGAAAGTGCGTGCCAAGAAACTATAAATAAAACTTTAAATAAATGGGAAAGGATTGATTGCTTAGTGAATAATGCTGGTACTACTAAATTTGCTCACCATGCTGACTTAGATGCTCTTACTGCTGAAGATTTTCAGTATATTTATTCTGTAAATGTTATTGGCCCTTTCCAGATGGTAAAGCACGCAAAAAAGGCCTTATTAGAGAGTAAAGATGCAAGCATAGTGAATGTTTCTTCCATAGCTGGAGTGAAAGGAGTAGGTAGCTCACTTGCATACGCTACTTCAAAAGGAGCTTTAAATACGATGACTCTTTCTATGGCTAGAAATCTTGGGCCTATAAGAGTAAATGCGGTGTGCCCAGGGTTCATTCAAGGAGAATGGTTAAAAAATGGATTAGGCGAAGAAATATATAATGCAGCCATGAAGAATTTTGAAACAACTACTCCTTTAAAGCTAACTTGCACCCCAGAAGATGTTGCAATAGCAATAGATTCTTTCATTAATGGTTCCAAAGTAGTTACTGGTGAAACACTTATCTTAGATGGAGGATGGCATTTAGCTACCTAA
- a CDS encoding enoyl-CoA hydratase — protein MSDEVILYEVSEGIAKVTLNRPDRLNAVTQEMTGKLKQSLDDACKDPMVKVIILTGAGRGFCAGADMQGLSDVTKGGSRTTFTPEERDYESNGLSNWEGTYNYFPSLPKPIIAAINGPAAGVGFVMSLFCDIRFAKKSAVFSSAFAKRGLIAEYGSAWILPRLVGLAHANDILFSSRKFDAIEAERMGLVNRAINDELFEEEVLQYAKDLSKLVSPRSLRVMKTQIYSSQTEDIEVSLASAVEEMRLSFDSDDFKEGVAHYIEKRDPKFTGK, from the coding sequence ATGAGTGATGAAGTAATTTTATATGAAGTTTCTGAAGGTATTGCAAAAGTAACCTTAAATAGGCCTGATAGGTTAAATGCAGTAACTCAGGAGATGACAGGGAAATTAAAACAAAGTCTAGATGATGCATGTAAAGATCCAATGGTTAAAGTTATTATCCTAACGGGAGCAGGAAGAGGATTTTGTGCTGGTGCAGATATGCAAGGTTTATCTGATGTAACTAAAGGTGGGAGTAGGACTACTTTCACTCCCGAGGAAAGAGACTACGAATCCAACGGGTTGTCTAATTGGGAAGGTACTTATAATTATTTTCCTTCACTTCCCAAGCCAATCATTGCAGCAATAAATGGACCAGCTGCTGGCGTAGGTTTTGTGATGTCCCTTTTCTGTGATATTAGATTTGCTAAAAAAAGTGCAGTCTTCTCGAGTGCTTTTGCTAAACGTGGATTAATTGCTGAATATGGCTCCGCTTGGATACTGCCTAGATTGGTAGGTCTAGCTCATGCTAATGATATATTGTTTTCATCCAGAAAGTTTGATGCCATTGAAGCTGAAAGGATGGGTCTAGTGAACAGAGCAATTAATGATGAGTTATTTGAAGAGGAAGTTTTACAATATGCTAAAGATCTTTCTAAATTAGTATCTCCTAGATCCCTTAGGGTTATGAAAACACAAATATATAGCTCTCAAACAGAAGATATTGAAGTGAGTCTTGCGAGTGCTGTAGAAGAAATGAGACTGAGCTTTGACAGCGATGATTTCAAAGAAGGCGTTGCTCATTACATTGAAAAAAGAGATCCTAAATTCACTGGAAAATAA
- a CDS encoding fumarylacetoacetate hydrolase family protein, whose product MKLVTYTHKNFTGIGSLFEGSIIPFSQNSTLPNNMLEFIEGGDDLIKKSQELCANPKELVSLDEVILKAPILRPPKIIAVGLNYKDHIEEVQASGREMATPEVPMIFNKQSLSATGPYDEVHDPKVSKMLDYEGELAMVISKKCRHVPKENATDVIAGYCVANDLSVRDWQLRVPTFTIGKSFDTHCPFGPAIVTSDEISDPHNLSIITSVNGEVRQDSNTKYLLFNCFNLIEHISTAFTLEPGDLILTGTPSGVGGPEGKFLKKGDVIKISISELGFIENEVIDEPSSTIIY is encoded by the coding sequence ATGAAATTAGTCACCTATACACACAAGAATTTTACTGGAATAGGGTCGTTATTTGAAGGGAGTATAATTCCTTTTTCACAAAATAGTACTCTTCCAAATAACATGCTTGAATTCATAGAAGGAGGAGATGATTTAATAAAAAAAAGTCAGGAGCTATGTGCTAATCCAAAAGAACTAGTGTCTTTAGATGAAGTTATTTTAAAGGCGCCTATCCTTAGACCTCCTAAAATAATTGCTGTAGGCTTAAATTACAAAGATCACATAGAAGAAGTTCAGGCATCAGGAAGAGAGATGGCAACTCCTGAAGTGCCAATGATTTTTAATAAACAGTCGCTTTCTGCAACTGGACCATACGATGAAGTACATGATCCCAAGGTATCTAAGATGCTTGATTACGAAGGTGAGTTAGCTATGGTTATTAGTAAGAAGTGTCGACATGTCCCTAAAGAAAATGCGACTGATGTCATTGCTGGATATTGTGTAGCAAATGATTTAAGTGTTAGAGATTGGCAACTTAGAGTCCCAACTTTTACTATTGGAAAATCTTTTGATACTCATTGCCCTTTTGGTCCAGCAATAGTTACCTCTGATGAAATCTCTGATCCTCATAACTTAAGTATTATTACTTCTGTAAATGGAGAGGTTAGACAAGATTCAAATACCAAATATTTATTATTTAATTGCTTTAATCTTATAGAGCATATATCCACTGCTTTTACTTTAGAACCTGGAGATTTAATTCTAACTGGCACACCAAGTGGTGTAGGAGGGCCAGAAGGTAAATTTTTAAAAAAAGGTGATGTCATCAAGATTTCAATATCTGAATTAGGATTTATAGAAAATGAAGTTATAGATGAGCCAAGTTCAACAATTATTTATTAG